gttgcattaaatgcttttctttcagttcgtgaggaacccatgtaccgagtttttgaacatagccaagttgttttaagtggttttcaatgcatgtacgcgatacatgaagcttctctgcaatctcacgagttgtactgtgacgatccgaatcgattattgctttgattaggtcgacatcaacttcaactggacgaccagagcgtttttcgtctttgagtgaaaaatcaccagaatgaaatttgttaaatcaattttgacactgccgttcttttaaggcttcgtcgccataaacagcacataactttttgcgaaaataagaaagcaaaatatgacgataatgttccttttgattttccatttttcaacgaacgccaaacaaaaactacgcaaccgatcaaaaaactttttttactgattgactAAAGCTAAATTGctaactatcaaataacaaaatgtgttttacatttggactatgccagcaaacctaaaaattcaattgaagcCATCTAtaagtgaaatccgcaattacttagttgccaacccaatataattTAGTATATCTAGTATATCtagtataaaaagtatatcttgtataaaaagaaatcagaaaattttatttaattttatggatATACCATTTATTaccattttgaatttattatttaaataacaaggaatatcgaaaataaattgtagaataatgaaatatagctactatttagatttaataatctaatcaTATTTCtagtaaatatgtatttatatttatttttttgttcctatagaaaataatttattttcttgtgaTAGAATACAGAATACTTTTTCCTTTGGAGTGTCTGTTTTGCATGATTAGagttatattatttgcaaGCGTTATTTTGTGTGaatgtttaaagaaattattttgtgatttattataactcgcagttaataatagtatataaaaaaattcgaaattaatatttaagattgaaGACCACTGTAGTATACGAAATTTTAGTAtagatttattctaaaaaaaaaaaaaaaaatttatttcttaatggaaataaattttatattattattttacttcatATCTgtaagatatacatataatttcaatttaaacatGTATAGTTCGTTTAAGTGTTCAAATTTAAGCTACATtagattgataaataatttcgactataaaaaaaaagaaatttttacaaaattaatatctattttatgcatattaatagaaatttttgtatagttaaatttttataaacacaaTTGAAGAGTTCAGTTAAAATACAatgattgtaatataattagaaattaaaataaattttttcctttatatttaatattttttttttatttcctatacaaatttttcaatattaaaaaaagatatttttttatcaatcaatttaaaatttgattaatattgaagtaagtaaaatttatagaattttgaataaagaaatcgataaaaaatataaaatcataatttatttatgattttttgtaGAGTGGTCAAAATTAGCACAATAAATACGACAACACACATAATAGTGAAATATGTAgcttcatataataatttcggcGAGAATACTGACCATATGAACAAATGATGGCGTTGAatactaattataattgtatataaagtcATTGGTATTAATCTCCACATtatgtacattttattaatttgtgtgactatttcataaatactaaaaatatatgtataactttaacatattttaatataaatctttcgaaaattaatttaaaatttcgaaatactcACTTATATGAATGTTCCaagatcgaataataaataagcaaaaaataGGCCAAAACCGGAGATgaataagtattaattaataataatgaaccaTTAATAAATGGGATATACGATTGTACACCAACATAACCCGCAGCTACATCAATAGTTGCTAAACTATTGGAATTTCCctgtagaaaatttttcatttcaaatttgttttgattatAGCAATTATTTGAtgcaattattagattattacctgataaaaataaaatacattgccAATCCAGATATATAAGATCACACCAACATCTTGAGAAATaccgtttttaattatttcagaaattacattgctaaatattatttgaaatggtAAAAGTATCACATTGTGTGGCTTATGGAGCATTGCTGAGATCATAATCCAcgtttttagaataaaatataaagaaatttttaaaaagaatttggcGTTGTGCTTTTTGGtttggattatattataaatgtaagttaaaaaatttatcaagagTAAAAACCAAAAAATTTGTACTTCGTATACTCCACTACAatcaataattgtatttataagtatatgtacaaatttttaatatgaggAATAGCCTTACCTAGTTTTGGGATAAAACACTATTTTGGCAACATTACCATTATGCATATGACGaagataaatacatatactaattattgaattaagtGCTAATGATTGTATTTTATGTGTTTTACTTTCATGGCTAAAATCAATCCATATCAAAAGTATAAGAcctgaagaaaaaataattttcagaatatattttctgattttaatatacaatttaaataatttataatttaattaccagTAACAAGTACAATTGTCATGCTTAATAtgttttcttgttttaataaaaatcctgCTATATCAGGAAGATGAGCATATTTATCCCCAGTACTATTTAATTTCCTGAGAATTCTGTGTCCTATCAAtagtaataaaagtttaatgataatttgtaCATGTAAATATTGTCGGCAGTTCTTGTAACTGAAATATAATCGGAAGTTTAATgccttaaataatttaatattccatagtaaaaaaaattttcttactattgtatatataaaaaatctcttgaaaaatatttcgcgatAAAATGGTAAAGTAACAATATAAGAACTGTGACCCAATAAAAATACCATGTTTGATGTTCTTCTTCTACAAAACTACTACTACCAAGACTAATTGCATGTATTAATGCTCCAAATGAAAGAAACCATTTTCCTATtccattttttgttttctaatttttaaaaaaagaaattttaaaatactgtaaaattgttatataattttatataattatctttcacctcagacataaaaatattgaaatctttaatattgacaaatagataagaatgtataattaaaacaattatgatacataatactattatattggcaattagattttttgtatgcagtaatgatatattttcttgtttccaaaaatgattgattaatatccatgaaaatatatttaaaataatgaaaaatataatactttttaatgtAGGTGatctaaaagatatttttcctattaaaatacaagtaatctgaaattattaaattattaaattattttattgaaaaaatctaaaatagtaatatattgaACTAATTTTTAACTCTTACATgacatagaaaaattatagctattattattatttgaaaatcatattttattgtacTGTTTACtagaatttctttcatttcctttAGTGCAATCTTATAGGAAAGCACAATATCATCTGTTATGCTATCTGGATGATCTTTAGTATTTAACCAAGCATTATGAAGCCTTATTgcttccaaatattttttatatgcatctgtaataatgagaaaattcATCACattgcttaaaaaaaatcacatataattaaatataatcaaataactcACATTTAGACTCATAATCAACTAGCTTTTGAAAATGACTAAAAACTtgctttgaattataataaagtataaataatttctttgagatagataagttatataaatcatcTAAAAAAACTGTTCCTATATTAGAATGTGGTATTGGTAATCCCAAAATAACAGATAGTGTAGATGCAATATCTATTTGTGATATTTCTATgggattattgtaattttgatgATATTCTCCACCAATTGCAATGAAAGGTACAATTGTTTCTGATATTGTTGAACCACCATGACCACCAGAATCTTTCATCCCATGGTCCCcacaaataataaacaaagtagaatcattattttgattctaaagataataaatttatactaattttttataaatataaataataaattataatttttatacttttgataattttactaaattatattatatttaaaatatttaatgtcatATTATACCTACCCATTCTTGAACTTTAAACTGAATTTTTGCTATTACATTGTCCATTTCTTTaagttttgttttaattaatggaTTAAATGGTCCATAAACATGACCAATATGATCAAGTCCTAAGTAATGAAGAACCATTATAGaccaatcattattattatataattctttatgtaTGTGTCTAGTTACATTATAATCAacctgaataaaaattattatatctaattatatactattaaatgtatataaaaatttaatgaagaattaaaaaatacctcAGTAAAATCTGTTACAAAAAATGATGTGGTACCATCATAACgatcaaatataaaaggaaataatgtAATCCAAGTATCATCTCCATAAAATATTGACTTATAACCAGCTTGTTTtgcttgaaaaaatatattatcaccaGTAACTGGTTTACTTCCAAAGTTTAAAGCTACATCAATAAAACTTGGTATCATACCAGTGGTAATTGCCTAAGTTgtataaaatactttctttatatttttttaatttttaaatataaaatatatatataattttattaaaaatctaacaCCTTTATTCTAGGCATTGTAACAGTTGGTGAATGTACTTTAGTTTTTAACAAAGAAACTGAAGAATTTTCTATGAGACTACTTGTTACAGGCATTGCAATCTTTCCAATTGATCCTGTTATAAAATCCCATCTTAAAGCATCAATGATCataatgatcaattttttaaccaTAGGTTGATATAGTGcatctctttttattctaaaagatGCATTAgaagcaattaaaaaatatgattattcaatgagcctatatttttttatatatttttaatttaattatgaaactcACCTCACATTTTCTATagattttggaatattatctTGTGTAGCTTtagtattatcataatttattaaaggaaaaaacccatataaaaataaggcAATAAAGAAAGGCccaataaaaactatatataacaatattatatttttattcatttcttttcctgtaactaaaaaaaaatctaccatcataaaataatttaatttataattatatctctattttttatcacgtaaaaaattatataatttttaataagcttTTTAAggttaaactattaaaaaaaatataatgaatttttaattattttttttttcaatgttcatttctccattaaaaaaatatcacaatttatattttcatattattattttgtttataaacataaaatatttgaatgaaaattattttaaattacattaaagatttccatatcttatattaatctCTTTTGTAATGgcggtaaattttaaaacaaatagcAGTAGTAGTATATTATGctacaattttttgaaactataaacatgtaaacaaattaatgcattcaataataaaaataaaaaaatcattgcataattttaattattacttaagaatatatatttctttcaggaAAAAGCCCAAAAATATTTGGCAAGGGTTACCAACTAGTTATGAATTTgatgcaattaaatataaatttttttcacgaataaaaagattaaaattttacttaaaactcatattttatcatttttttaaattgctttataactaattaaatattttgaaaaattcaattataatattttatacaaacagTGATGATTACAAATCACGCTGTATTTCGTTGATAAAACTCGAACACAATCCGATCAATAAATGGAAGTAGactttattttatcaagtaGAATTCACTCAGTCAGCGAGTACTCGCAGCGACGCATTATGTTTCGGTAATCAGAATTTCAATGTAGCACAATTTCTTACTTTTTGTCTCTAAGTTCAACTATCAAATTgtttgaaacttttaatacATTGTAAGTacatgaatgaaaataatatcttttcctttttcaaaaaattttatttcatttctataatatatattattatttctttgtatacaaaaacattttactgtctttaaattttaaattgcatatttgatttacaataattaaaaaattaaaattaaacaattttttagataaaaatattttaaaaaatatttatatatataaaatttcagagaAAAATGGCATCAATAGAAGAAAGTTGGAAAGAAGCAACTGATGGTTTAGATAGTGGTATCTGTGATACATGGTTCACAAAACTCCAAGAAGCTTATTCAGAAGAAAAACGTACTTATCATAATTTAGATTCCCTtcgtgataaattaaattgttattatgaaattaaggATAACTTAAAAAATCCTCAAGCTGTGCTTCTTgccttattttttcaaaagtaagTAACAACATAaattggaatgaaaaaaagatatggaataaaattgtaattgtaattgtgtTATAGCTTTGAATATGATCCCAAAGCATTAGATggtgaaaacaaaaatttagagcattttaatacatttgcaGATGAAGCTGAAATTCCtactgtaattattattttacaatatcaaattgttattctctaatgaataaaagaatattaaactcttattttatttttattatataggatGCAGTATTAAGGGAAGAAACTTGTGAACTTTTGAAAGTAGCTGCAACACATAGTACTGATGCACATAAAATTGGTGGTGCCTTTGGTGGTGAAGATGCTCATTACTTTTTAGATTTGGACATGGCTGTGTTAGGTTCTTCTCCAGAAAATTATGCAgaatatagagaaaaaatacGTGGAGAATATTGTTTTCTTAGTGAGCCAATGTACACTGCATTACGTTTGaaggtaataaatatatcatatataaatatttctattatgaattatttcttaattatttattttaaataaattaggtATTGCAGAATTTTGTGCagattccaaatatttttgccACAAAggaatttcgtgaaaaatatgaagaacaAGCtcgacaaaatattcaaactgaAGTTGAATTGTTGtcttagaataattaatgaattttatgcaTGAAAAGATGTATCTTTGTAACGTTTTTGTTactaaatatgtttattaattaaaaaacaaaaataaggtTCCAAAATTGacacaaaattcttttattgtgTCAGTAGACATTGATCTCCATATAGAGTAAAGTAGCACAAATCTATATTTTGTGTATTAGTATTTAAGTAATGTCAAATGACATCAtgcagaaatgaaatatattattaaataagagaTACATTCATGTTCCACATTtagcataaaaatttttttatgctaagtatattttatttcattaaattaaataaaaataatatatataatttcataatacaaattatagaattcttatttccaatattaaatatcacatGAATGTATATCtttccatatttatattatttgttttttttttcatttatttatattatatttttgtttttaaaataaaatgctaaaatttatttaataacgctttttatactaataatatttaaataaattttttaaacatttaaatataaaaatttatatcttggTGTAATTGCTTCTAGCTAAAGTTACACATGTATAACATTTGTAactaatattaagaaatttatatgtattcaattaataaaaagattttaaatattgttatattaaattacatatgaattaaattcacagttgtaaaattgaaataatgtaaaacaaaATCAAAGAATTGTCGATctgtcataatttattttatttaactaattaaattgatgtaaatctttaaatatattattgcaagataaaaaaatgcatgaattatttaattaaacaaaaattttataatttattattatcaaaaataatatcagaaattatataattatatgcttttttttctttttactattattctaTGAAAAAACTGACAAAATTATtggcaaaattaataatatcaagataaatcaatttttaaaagtataaattaattttttgattatatttacacgttattttagataattttataaaaaaatataaaataaatacatgaaTATTCACATGAATATTcactaattaaattgataatatttcactAACCTtgatactattaattttttcataattcaaattatacttcatttcaaaataataaatttttgtttaattcaaattacacactaaaatacaaaaaatatttatacaaaaaaaaataatattttacattattttagattaaacaATGCTATGCTATTGTATTAGTCAAAGACAGACTGACATGTTAAAAAAGCGCGGTTTTTCTTAATTGTAACCTcgcaatatttcgataatttaaatcgattcgatatatcgcataaatcgatattgatttaaatgatttcttatttatttcttgcagtaataaaaatgattttaagaattgattttaaGAGTTaatgcgaatattttttttataaatagtttcaaaaataaaaataaatagtttcaaatataaaaaaaatatattataattattttataaaatgaaaaataaaaaataaaagcgaTACTAGTtccatataaaaagaatatattccttttttattcatattctcattatataaatatttaatagaaatatatttattgattttagcaCAAGATTGATCAATTAACATTGTTTAGTTTCGTTTCTAAGTAACTATATAAGATTGTACTGTATAAGTATCTCTATGATTccaatatttgcaaatttaaaaattattaattatcaatacaatattttattaaatataaactttaatatattttaaatggaatatttatatttttaattctatattttatttaatatatttcattttcgaaatatgGATAGTCATCTCCCGAATCAGGAAAATGAACGCGaggtaagaaaataattttacttcattttctattatatttattatattatatctataaaatattattgttattttcttcaataatatttttcgatctagtctttttaattttttaattaccatTCTTCAtagtacaaaaattaaattaaattattataacaaaaattaaattaaaattatttaatgatcgTGTGATTAATTCgatgatatgtatatactatttattttttttttatttctataggCGCCAAAATATCAGAACACTTATCGTTTAAATGCTTATAACCCTTTTAAAATAGATCCAGTGGATAAGATTGTAaagatgataatgataaataagctAGAAGATATCTCTTATGATGGTATGGAATGCTCGAAAATTTGCGAGTCAGTAGCCATCGATatcagagaaaaaataaaaaatttgaactttgatcggtatattcttaatattcttaatttaaatataatgatattttatacgattatataaaaaattaataatattttaaattaatttttcttcagatATAAAATCGTGGTCAATCTAACCATCATAGAGAAAGCGAA
This region of Apis mellifera strain DH4 linkage group LG14, Amel_HAv3.1, whole genome shotgun sequence genomic DNA includes:
- the LOC725149 gene encoding GPI ethanolamine phosphate transferase 2, yielding MNKNIILLYIVFIGPFFIALFLYGFFPLINYDNTKATQDNIPKSIENVRIKRDALYQPMVKKLIIMIIDALRWDFITGSIGKIAMPVTSSLIENSSVSLLKTKVHSPTVTMPRIKAITTGMIPSFIDVALNFGSKPVTGDNIFFQAKQAGYKSIFYGDDTWITLFPFIFDRYDGTTSFFVTDFTEVDYNVTRHIHKELYNNNDWSIMVLHYLGLDHIGHVYGPFNPLIKTKLKEMDNVIAKIQFKVQEWNQNNDSTLFIICGDHGMKDSGGHGGSTISETIVPFIAIGGEYHQNYNNPIEISQIDIASTLSVILGLPIPHSNIGTVFLDDLYNLSISKKLFILYYNSKQVFSHFQKLVDYESKYAYKKYLEAIRLHNAWLNTKDHPDSITDDIVLSYKIALKEMKEILVNSTIKYDFQIIIIAIIFLCHITCILIGKISFRSPTLKSIIFFIILNIFSWILINHFWKQENISLLHTKNLIANIIVLCIIIVLIIHSYLFVNIKDFNIFMSEKTKNGIGKWFLSFGALIHAISLGSSSFVEEEHQTWYFYWVTVLILLLYHFIAKYFSRDFLYIQYYKNCRQYLHVQIIIKLLLLLIGHRILRKLNSTGDKYAHLPDIAGFLLKQENILSMTIVLVTGLILLIWIDFSHESKTHKIQSLALNSIISICIYLRHMHNGNVAKIVFYPKTSGVYEVQIFWFLLLINFLTYIYNIIQTKKHNAKFFLKISLYFILKTWIMISAMLHKPHNVILLPFQIIFSNVISEIIKNGISQDVGVILYIWIGNVFYFYQGNSNSLATIDVAAGYVGVQSYIPFINGSLLLINTYSSPVLAYFLLIYYSILEHSYNIYEIVTQINKMYIMWRLIPMTLYTIIISIQRHHLFIWSVFSPKLLYEATYFTIMCVVVFIVLILTTLQKIINKL
- the LOC552650 gene encoding uncharacterized protein LOC552650, giving the protein MASIEESWKEATDGLDSGICDTWFTKLQEAYSEEKRTYHNLDSLRDKLNCYYEIKDNLKNPQAVLLALFFQNFEYDPKALDGENKNLEHFNTFADEAEIPTDAVLREETCELLKVAATHSTDAHKIGGAFGGEDAHYFLDLDMAVLGSSPENYAEYREKIRGEYCFLSEPMYTALRLKVLQNFVQIPNIFATKEFREKYEEQARQNIQTEVELLS
- the LOC102653718 gene encoding tctex1 domain-containing protein 1, with translation MDSHLPNQENEREAPKYQNTYRLNAYNPFKIDPVDKIVKMIMINKLEDISYDGMECSKICESVAIDIREKIKNLNFDRYKIVVNLTIIEKANQGIQSIMGFLADTKRDNYSTFTYEARTFYAYCFAFGIYYE